One genomic region from Chelmon rostratus isolate fCheRos1 chromosome 11, fCheRos1.pri, whole genome shotgun sequence encodes:
- the sufu gene encoding suppressor of fused homolog isoform X3, which yields MSGLGGPDPLDYISMYRSMGCPAQDIQEHWHYVSFGLSDLYGDNRVHEFTGADGPSGFGFELTFRLKREVGETAPPTWPAELMQGLARYVFQSENTFCSGDHVSWHSPLDNSESRIQHMLLTEDPQMQPIQTPFGTVSFLQIVGVCTEELQAAQQWNGQGILELMRGVRVAGGPWLITDMRRGETIFDIDPHLQQERVDQGIETEGSNLSGVSAKCVWDDLSRPPEDEEDSRSICIGSQPRRLSDKDTEQIRETLRKGLEFNSKAALPPINSQKPNHERPQSRKDSLESESSAAIVPHELVRTRQLESVHLKFNQESGTLLPLCLRGRLLHGRHFTYKSINGDTAITFVSTGVEGAFATEEHPYAAHGPWLQILLTEEFVEQMLGDLQELNTREETKLPKEYSWPEKKLKISVLPDSVFDNPLQ from the exons ATGTCTGG GTTAGGGGGACCAGACCCGTTAGACTACATCAGTATGTATAGGAGTATGGGCTGTCCAGCTCAGGACATCCAGGAACATTGGCACTATGTCAGCTTTGGACTGAGTGACCTGTATGGGGATAATAGAGTTCATGA ATTTACAGGAGCAGATGGGCCCAGTGGGTTTGGCTTCGAGCTCACCTTTAGACTCAAAAGAGAGGTGGGAGAGACAGCCCCACCAACCTGGCCAGCTGAACTCATGCAAGGCTTGGCTCGCTATGTGTTTCAGTCAG aaaacacattttgtagtGGCGACCATGTATCGTGGCACAGTCCGCTAGACAACAGTGAATCTCGTATCCAGCATATGTTACTCACAGAGGACCCACAGATGCAACCTATTCAAACACCATTTGGCACAGTGAGCTTTCTCCAG ATTGTGGGTGTATGTACAGAGGAGCTACAGGCGGCCCAACAGTGGAACGGCCAAGGCATCCTGGAGCTGATGCGTGGAgtcagagt AGCTGGTGGCCCCTGGCTAATCACAGACATGAGGAGAGGGGAGACCATTTTTGACATTGATCCACACCTACAA CAGGAGAGAGTGGACCAGGGTATCGAGACAGAGGGCTCTAACCTGAGTGGGGTCAGTGCCAAGTGTGTGTGGGACGATCTGAGTCGACCGccagaggacgaggaggacagCCGATCCATATGCATAGGATCACAGCCACGGAGGCTCTCAGACAAAG ACACGGAGCAGATCAGGGAGACCCTGAGAAAAGGGCTGGAGTTTAACAGCAAGGCAGCGCTACCACCCATCAACAGCCAAAAACCGAACCATGAAAGACCTCA GAGTCGGAAGGACAGTTTGGAGAGTGAGAGTTCAGCGGCCATTGTTCCTCATGAGTTAGTCCGAACACGACAGTTGGAGAGCGTCCATCTGAAATTCAACCAAGAGTCAGGCACACTGCTGCCCCTCTGCCTGCG GGGCCGGTTGCTCCACGGTAGACACTTCACCTACAAAAGTATCAATGGAGACACAGCCATTACCTTTGTGTCTACGGGAGTTGAAGGAGCTTTTGCTACTGAAGAGCATCCGTATGCAGCCCACGGCCCCTGGcttcag ATATTGTTGACTGAAGAGTTTGTGGAGCAAATGCTTGGGGATTTACAGGAACTTAACACTCGTGAGGAG ACAAAGTTACCAAAGGAGTACAGTTGGCCAGAAAAGAAGCTGAAGATCTCCGTACTACCAGACTCGGTGTTTGATAATCCACTACAATGA
- the sufu gene encoding suppressor of fused homolog isoform X1, which yields MDEARPTSGAQAHGLVPLFPPGLQAIYGECRRLYPEQANPLQVTAIVKYWLGGPDPLDYISMYRSMGCPAQDIQEHWHYVSFGLSDLYGDNRVHEFTGADGPSGFGFELTFRLKREVGETAPPTWPAELMQGLARYVFQSENTFCSGDHVSWHSPLDNSESRIQHMLLTEDPQMQPIQTPFGTVSFLQIVGVCTEELQAAQQWNGQGILELMRGVRVAGGPWLITDMRRGETIFDIDPHLQQERVDQGIETEGSNLSGVSAKCVWDDLSRPPEDEEDSRSICIGSQPRRLSDKDTEQIRETLRKGLEFNSKAALPPINSQKPNHERPQSRKDSLESESSAAIVPHELVRTRQLESVHLKFNQESGTLLPLCLRGRLLHGRHFTYKSINGDTAITFVSTGVEGAFATEEHPYAAHGPWLQILLTEEFVEQMLGDLQELNTREETKLPKEYSWPEKKLKISVLPDSVFDNPLQ from the exons ATGGATGAGGCACGGCCTACCAGTGGTGCTCAAGCCCACGGGCTGGTGCCGCTGTTTCCTCCCGGACTGCAGGCTATTTACGGGGAATGCAGGCGACTTTACCCCGAACAGGCTAATCCGCTTCAGGTTACAGCCATTGTAAAATATTG GTTAGGGGGACCAGACCCGTTAGACTACATCAGTATGTATAGGAGTATGGGCTGTCCAGCTCAGGACATCCAGGAACATTGGCACTATGTCAGCTTTGGACTGAGTGACCTGTATGGGGATAATAGAGTTCATGA ATTTACAGGAGCAGATGGGCCCAGTGGGTTTGGCTTCGAGCTCACCTTTAGACTCAAAAGAGAGGTGGGAGAGACAGCCCCACCAACCTGGCCAGCTGAACTCATGCAAGGCTTGGCTCGCTATGTGTTTCAGTCAG aaaacacattttgtagtGGCGACCATGTATCGTGGCACAGTCCGCTAGACAACAGTGAATCTCGTATCCAGCATATGTTACTCACAGAGGACCCACAGATGCAACCTATTCAAACACCATTTGGCACAGTGAGCTTTCTCCAG ATTGTGGGTGTATGTACAGAGGAGCTACAGGCGGCCCAACAGTGGAACGGCCAAGGCATCCTGGAGCTGATGCGTGGAgtcagagt AGCTGGTGGCCCCTGGCTAATCACAGACATGAGGAGAGGGGAGACCATTTTTGACATTGATCCACACCTACAA CAGGAGAGAGTGGACCAGGGTATCGAGACAGAGGGCTCTAACCTGAGTGGGGTCAGTGCCAAGTGTGTGTGGGACGATCTGAGTCGACCGccagaggacgaggaggacagCCGATCCATATGCATAGGATCACAGCCACGGAGGCTCTCAGACAAAG ACACGGAGCAGATCAGGGAGACCCTGAGAAAAGGGCTGGAGTTTAACAGCAAGGCAGCGCTACCACCCATCAACAGCCAAAAACCGAACCATGAAAGACCTCA GAGTCGGAAGGACAGTTTGGAGAGTGAGAGTTCAGCGGCCATTGTTCCTCATGAGTTAGTCCGAACACGACAGTTGGAGAGCGTCCATCTGAAATTCAACCAAGAGTCAGGCACACTGCTGCCCCTCTGCCTGCG GGGCCGGTTGCTCCACGGTAGACACTTCACCTACAAAAGTATCAATGGAGACACAGCCATTACCTTTGTGTCTACGGGAGTTGAAGGAGCTTTTGCTACTGAAGAGCATCCGTATGCAGCCCACGGCCCCTGGcttcag ATATTGTTGACTGAAGAGTTTGTGGAGCAAATGCTTGGGGATTTACAGGAACTTAACACTCGTGAGGAG ACAAAGTTACCAAAGGAGTACAGTTGGCCAGAAAAGAAGCTGAAGATCTCCGTACTACCAGACTCGGTGTTTGATAATCCACTACAATGA
- the sufu gene encoding suppressor of fused homolog isoform X2, whose product MDEARPTSGAQAHGLVPLFPPGLQAIYGECRRLYPEQANPLQVTAIVKYWLGGPDPLDYISMYRSMGCPAQDIQEHWHYVSFGLSDLYGDNRVHEFTGADGPSGFGFELTFRLKREVGETAPPTWPAELMQGLARYVFQSENTFCSGDHVSWHSPLDNSESRIQHMLLTEDPQMQPIQTPFGTVSFLQIVGVCTEELQAAQQWNGQGILELMRGVRVAGGPWLITDMRRGETIFDIDPHLQERVDQGIETEGSNLSGVSAKCVWDDLSRPPEDEEDSRSICIGSQPRRLSDKDTEQIRETLRKGLEFNSKAALPPINSQKPNHERPQSRKDSLESESSAAIVPHELVRTRQLESVHLKFNQESGTLLPLCLRGRLLHGRHFTYKSINGDTAITFVSTGVEGAFATEEHPYAAHGPWLQILLTEEFVEQMLGDLQELNTREETKLPKEYSWPEKKLKISVLPDSVFDNPLQ is encoded by the exons ATGGATGAGGCACGGCCTACCAGTGGTGCTCAAGCCCACGGGCTGGTGCCGCTGTTTCCTCCCGGACTGCAGGCTATTTACGGGGAATGCAGGCGACTTTACCCCGAACAGGCTAATCCGCTTCAGGTTACAGCCATTGTAAAATATTG GTTAGGGGGACCAGACCCGTTAGACTACATCAGTATGTATAGGAGTATGGGCTGTCCAGCTCAGGACATCCAGGAACATTGGCACTATGTCAGCTTTGGACTGAGTGACCTGTATGGGGATAATAGAGTTCATGA ATTTACAGGAGCAGATGGGCCCAGTGGGTTTGGCTTCGAGCTCACCTTTAGACTCAAAAGAGAGGTGGGAGAGACAGCCCCACCAACCTGGCCAGCTGAACTCATGCAAGGCTTGGCTCGCTATGTGTTTCAGTCAG aaaacacattttgtagtGGCGACCATGTATCGTGGCACAGTCCGCTAGACAACAGTGAATCTCGTATCCAGCATATGTTACTCACAGAGGACCCACAGATGCAACCTATTCAAACACCATTTGGCACAGTGAGCTTTCTCCAG ATTGTGGGTGTATGTACAGAGGAGCTACAGGCGGCCCAACAGTGGAACGGCCAAGGCATCCTGGAGCTGATGCGTGGAgtcagagt AGCTGGTGGCCCCTGGCTAATCACAGACATGAGGAGAGGGGAGACCATTTTTGACATTGATCCACACCTACAA GAGAGAGTGGACCAGGGTATCGAGACAGAGGGCTCTAACCTGAGTGGGGTCAGTGCCAAGTGTGTGTGGGACGATCTGAGTCGACCGccagaggacgaggaggacagCCGATCCATATGCATAGGATCACAGCCACGGAGGCTCTCAGACAAAG ACACGGAGCAGATCAGGGAGACCCTGAGAAAAGGGCTGGAGTTTAACAGCAAGGCAGCGCTACCACCCATCAACAGCCAAAAACCGAACCATGAAAGACCTCA GAGTCGGAAGGACAGTTTGGAGAGTGAGAGTTCAGCGGCCATTGTTCCTCATGAGTTAGTCCGAACACGACAGTTGGAGAGCGTCCATCTGAAATTCAACCAAGAGTCAGGCACACTGCTGCCCCTCTGCCTGCG GGGCCGGTTGCTCCACGGTAGACACTTCACCTACAAAAGTATCAATGGAGACACAGCCATTACCTTTGTGTCTACGGGAGTTGAAGGAGCTTTTGCTACTGAAGAGCATCCGTATGCAGCCCACGGCCCCTGGcttcag ATATTGTTGACTGAAGAGTTTGTGGAGCAAATGCTTGGGGATTTACAGGAACTTAACACTCGTGAGGAG ACAAAGTTACCAAAGGAGTACAGTTGGCCAGAAAAGAAGCTGAAGATCTCCGTACTACCAGACTCGGTGTTTGATAATCCACTACAATGA
- the trim8a gene encoding E3 ubiquitin-protein ligase TRIM8a, translating into MDASWKNCFEEELLCPICLNVFEEPIQLPCKHNFCKGCISEAWAKDSAAVRCPECNHDYDQKPTLEKNFKLANIVKRFNALNTEKVPAALHCVLCRRGPPLPVRKVCLRCKEPCCQTHIQTHLQQPCAAPGHLLVDAEELSAWTCPSHEEYRLLHCEEEQVALCPFCCISHCTNQRHTVCDVDTQRIQMQAMLMRQQDRLEGRVQNIDEQLTKLESDKTLMRDTVSELVERVRAQYQRMHALLDSNQAETVQMLESTFTVYVRKNSQQVLQLNEKRQEAEKLLSTVQTFFQRSDSINFMKNTKPYQLLMDRSNSHLTGSIPPLRVGQLTSHHLLGELSIREKNLQKMLEEPFNAAPILEIVQSHCSSAGPHMGTSSGLQKRKYGMAFLESSTANSTSQNPPPLLYSSKKPFLADQSHHASSLYSSEGLSQNPQAGPGHSRLLDTSAHHMVGLGSSSGHHSGTIFPPSHYPSGGASQQAMYEGRKVLMCTLNNCCCSRAPAARARPPYPGSDSFPSMTSQEFPPHAPLPASQPLQHFPMRGLMEASQTARHPEFYGLYGQSSTKHYGTK; encoded by the exons ATGGATGCAAGTTGGAAAAACTGCTTCGAAGAGGAGCTCCTGTGTCCCATTTGCCTGAATGTCTTTGAGGAGCCCATCCAGCTGCCGTGCAAGCACAACTTCTGCAAGGGTTGCATCTCTGAGGCTTGGGCCAAGGACAGCGCTGCGGTCCGCTGTCCCGAATGCAACCATGACTACGACCAGAAACCCACACTGGAGAAGAACTTCAAGCTCGCCAACATAGTGAAGCGGTTTAACGCCTTGAACACTGAGAAAGTCCCTGCTGCGCTGCACTGCGTCCTCTGCAGACGGGGCCCCCCGCTGCCCGTGCGGAAGGTCTGCCTGCGCTGTAAGGAACCCTGCTGCCAAACTCATATCCAGACGCACCTACAGCAGCCGTGTGCAGCCCCGGGACACCTGTTAGTTGACGCAGAGGAGCTGAGTGCTTGGACCTGTCCCAGTCATGAGGAGTACAGGCTGCTCCACTGTGAGGAAGAGCAGGTGGCTCTGTGTCCATTCTGCTGCATCTCTCACTGCACAAACCAAAGACACACGGTCTGCGATGTGGATACCCAACGCATACAAATGCAG GCCATGCTAATGAGGCAGCAAGACAGACTGGAGGGTCGTGTTCAGAACATCGATGAGCAGCTCACCAAGCTGGAGTCAGACAAGACACTGATGAGG gACACAGTGTCTGAGCTGGTGGAGCGTGTGAGAGCCCAGTATCAGAGGATGCATGCGCTGCTAGACTCGAACCAGGCTGAAACTGTGCAGATGCTTGAAAGCACTTTCACCGTGTATGTGAGGAAAAACTCCCAGCAGGTTCTGCAGCTCAACGAGAAGCGCCAGGAGGCGGAAAAACTCCTGAGCACAGTGCAGACGTTCTTCCAAAGATCAGACAGCATTAACTTCATGAAG AACACAAAACCTTACCAGCTGCTAATGGACAG GTCAAACTCACACCTGACTGGTTCCATCCCTCCACTCAGAGTGGGCCAGCTCACCTCTCATCATTTGCTCGGCGAACTCTCAATAAGAGAGAAGAACCTGCAGAAGATGTTGGAGG AGCCATTCAATGCGGCGCCTATTCTTGAGATTGTCCAgtctcactgcagctctgctggccCCCACATGGGCACAAGTTCGGGACTACAGAAGAGGAAATATGGCATGGCTTTCCTGGAGAGTAGCACAGCGAACTCCACCTCCCAGAATCCTCCACCATTGCTCTACAGCAGCAAAAAACCCTTCCTTGCTGACCAGAGCCATCATGCTTCATCCCTGTATTCTTCTGAAGGCCTCTCCCAGAATCCTCAGGCTGGCCCCGGCCATAGCCGACTCCTTGACACTTCAGCCCATCACATGGTGGGTCTAGGGTCCAGCTCTGGCCACCACTCAGGGACCATATTCCCCCCCTCCCACTACCCCAGCGGAGGCGCCTCGCAACAAGCCATGTACGAGGGGAGGAAAGTACTGATGTGCACTCTGaataactgctgctgctccagggcCCCCGCTGCTCGTGCCCGGCCTCCGTACCCAGGATCGGACTCCTTCCCCTCCATGACTTCTCAGGAGTTTCCCCCACATGCCCCGCTGCCTGCAAGCCAGCCACTGCAGCATTTTCCCATGAGGGGGCTGATGGAAGCCTCACAGACAGCCAGGCACCCTGAGTTCTACGGGCTGTACGGCCAGTCTTCAACCAAGCATTACGGGACCAAGTAA
- the npm3 gene encoding nucleoplasmin-3, whose translation MSYYDDESSDVGLAGQSKLESFLFSCELSSKVPFYTFQGDEEEDLEHFLELRTVCLGDGAKVESNVVEVTAMNHQGKTISVPIANLHISCLPMVSLGEFELKAPVTIRLKAGTGPVTVSGLHLIASQVEESDLSDEEFEDEDEEEEEITPIKPAKKKQ comes from the exons ATGTCTTACTACGACGACGAATCATCAGATGTCGGACTGGCTGGTCAATCAAAGTTGGAGAGCTTCCTGTTCA GCTGCGAGCTGTCCTCCAAAGTCCCTTTCTACACTTTccaaggagatgaagaggaggaccTGGAGCACTTCCTTGAACTCAGAACA GTTTGTCTGGGAGACGGTGCCAAGGTGGAGAGCAATGTGGTGGAGGTAACGGCCATGAACCACCAAGGAAAGACTATCTCAGTGCCCATCGCCAACCTCCACATCAGCTGTCTGCCCATG GTGAGTCTGGGAGAGTTTGAGCTGAAAGCCCCAGTGACCATCCGGCTCAAGGCCGGGACAGGACCAGTGACTGTCAGCGGGTTGCACCTCATCG CCTCGCAGGTCGAAGAGTCGGACCTGTCTGATGAGGAATTCGAagatgaggacgaggaggaggaagagatcaCCCCCATTAAACCAGCAAAGAAGAAGCAGTAG